The following coding sequences are from one Nicotiana tomentosiformis chromosome 3, ASM39032v3, whole genome shotgun sequence window:
- the LOC138908294 gene encoding uncharacterized protein codes for MVPALVALPPVQPARGKGLAARGGSQAIRGAGQAIRGGGQPARIRPRDVVQSGGAQPQFYIFPARPEIESYNAVIIGIILVFHKDASVLFDPCSTYSYVSSYFASYLVVPRDSFSAPVYVSMPVGDSIIIDRVYRSYVVTIGSLETNIDLLVLNMVYFDVILGMDWLSPYHAILDCHAKTVTLVIPGFPRLE; via the coding sequence atggttccggcactggTTGCTCTACCTCCCgttcagccagctaggggcaaGGGTCTGGCAGCCAGAGGTGGgagtcaggccattagaggtgcaggtcaggccattagagggggaggccagccagctagaatCCGTCCTagagacgtagttcagagtggtggggcccagccccaattttatattttcccagctaggcctgagatCGAGTCATATAACGCcgttatcataggtattattctagttttccataaagatgcttcagttctatttgatccgtgctctacttattcctacgtgtcatcctattttgcttcatatctggttgttcCCCGTGATTCTTttagtgctcctgtgtatgtgtccatgcctgtgggagattctattattatagatcgtgtctatcgctcgtatgtggttactattgggagtcttgagactaacATAGATCTCCTAGTTCTTAatatggtatattttgatgtcatcttgggtatggattggttgtcaccttatcatgctatattggattgtcacgccaagacagtgaccttagtcATACCTGGGTTTCCTCGATTGGAGTAg